Within the Vagococcus carniphilus genome, the region ACTAAAGCATCACCTTCATAAGGCAACTCTGCAAAACCTGCTATTAGTTTTAATAAAGTCGATTTGCCACTACCACTATCGCCACGAAGTAAGGTAAACGTTCCTTCGCTAAATTCATAATCGAGATGTTTAAAAATAATGGTTTCATTTCGCTTAAAAGAAACTTGGTCTAAAACGATTGGTCTCATGATTTCGCTCCAGCTAATTGCTGAACTCGGTTATAGCTTTTCATAATGAGTGAAACCATCACAACTCCAAAGAATAGAACTGACAATAAGCGAACAACGAACAAACTTAAAATCATTCCAATTCCAAATGTGCCATAACCAAATTTGAAAAACTCATACCCAAAACTCAGAACCGTTGTACCAATTGCTCCATAAATAAGGGGTAGCGTATCAAATCGTTTATATTGGGTTGCTATAAAACCTAGCTCTGTCCCAAATCCTTGGAAAAATCCTGAGACTAAAACCCCTGGTCCAAAGTAAGAACCATAAAGCATTTCTGCTAATGCTGCTAATAACTCTCCTAGTAGAGAACTTCCCTTTTTGGGAATTAGCACACCTGCAACAGGTGCTGCCATTGTCCACATACCAAATAAAATCTCGTTAGCAAACGGCGCTAATCCTAGTGGTGTTAATGCTGCTGAAAGAATGGCGTAGAGAAATCCCGCCCCCATAAAAACACCACCAAATAAAAATGCTAAAAAAGCAAGTAATATAATGTCTTGTACTGTCCATTTTGTCTCCAAAAAAAGCCCTCCTCTTATTTCCTTAAAGTTAAGAAACAAAAGAAGGGCAAACGCCGAGACTCTCCCTATTTAATTTTTTTCATAAAAAAAGCCCGACCAAATAAATGGTTGGGCATAAATTACGAGTTGTTCATTAAATAGGTCAAATTTTCTATTTGACAGTCATTGAATACATTTCTCTTCGCCAGTACTAACTGGAGCAGATTCAATGGGTATTATCTCAGCTTTTACGCACCCCAAATGTTTCTATCTATTAAGTTGTAATTGAAGTCTAACACGCTTTCATTTTTTTGGCTAGTTGAATGCTTACCTAATAAATAACAGTAAAGCATCTATTAATCAGTTTCTTCATATTTTTCATATAGATGAGCAATTAATGATTTTAACAACAAATAGAAGCCTTATATATATAAATCTTTGTAAAAATTAACATTTTTTAATCAATTCTCTTTCTAAGTTCACTTAATTAAAGTACATTTTTAAAATTTGATTGATAGAGAATCTTTATTCATTACTTTTCATGCATTATACTATACATTAGTTAGTATAAATCAATTATTAGCTAACCAAATCTAATGAAAAGATGGTGGTTAAAATGCTTTCTATTCTAGATACGACATCCAAACGATTAGTCGATACTCTTGAACTTTTACTTAAATCCGAAAATTGGTTAACAGTTCGACAAATTGCTGATTTACTTAATGTTTCTGAAAAAACAATTCACGAGGATTTAAACTATATTCAAGATAATTTAAATGACAAAGTGGGCCTTGAGTTTCTATCCCCATATGGGATTCGAGCGTCAAAACTTTCAGTCAACGTTTTCCTAAATATTCAATCACAAATTTTATTAAACTCTATCC harbors:
- a CDS encoding ECF transporter S component — its product is METKWTVQDIILLAFLAFLFGGVFMGAGFLYAILSAALTPLGLAPFANEILFGMWTMAAPVAGVLIPKKGSSLLGELLAALAEMLYGSYFGPGVLVSGFFQGFGTELGFIATQYKRFDTLPLIYGAIGTTVLSFGYEFFKFGYGTFGIGMILSLFVVRLLSVLFFGVVMVSLIMKSYNRVQQLAGAKS